A window from Diorhabda sublineata isolate icDioSubl1.1 unplaced genomic scaffold, icDioSubl1.1 Dsub_13, whole genome shotgun sequence encodes these proteins:
- the LOC130452032 gene encoding uncharacterized protein LOC130452032, with the protein MPVDTHKPTMDGTLFIFYDLECTQEEVMPDGTHRHNCNLCVFEQHSALCIGTDIKWCDCGVRYQVLKIDPVARFMEYVLNQRTLFKKIIVVGHAGGLNDNQVMLNHIMTKTDLTPELITRGTKLLQLKVDEEEDARNQLISWHKGLSEQNYVFDFQKEIIAYCIDDVSILARSCLKFRDLLLKEGGVDPFTEAITLPGACNKIFRRNFLKPNTIGLIPKNGYRCRDKQSKIAIQWLIWEERQRGIKIEHASRGREVVINGLKLDGYCNITREVFEFEGCYFHGCPKCIKYKRGTPTYEDPSLTYEQRYEATSAKNEKPLFSQTPLEPRDAFYGGRTDATKLYYSCKEGEKINYRDICSLYPYINKYGKYPIGYSEVYVGEACYALDLKTTNGLIKCKVLPPTNLYHPVLPYKTNNKLIFPLCRTCYENMLKEECSHADEERAITGTWVMDEVTEALETGYKILDIYEIWEYETVQYDPSTKSGGLFAEYISKFLKIKQQVSGWPPECKTDEDKKMYIKEYFDREGVELSPDEIAYNSGRRQVGKSIITSFWGKLGQLENQSKCSIVNDPAELLDILSQPYKEVNHIFPVNENTLIVNWSFKDEAYTSLPTVNVFLAAFMTAHARLKLYSYLEKLGDRVMYHDTDSAIYVSRPEDTYEVPIGSYLGEMTDELAEYGEGSYITDFVSGGPKLYVYRVYSTDKDKTIDIIKVKGITLNYSTHKQVNFDKLKNMVLNDATEGYVTTRNILRNTIHSVVTKEVTKVFRTTFTKRKRIENYDSVPYGYKRQCI; encoded by the exons ATGCCAGTAGATACACATAAACCCACAATGGACGGTACTCTCTTCATATTTTACGACCTCGAGTGTACACAAGAAGAGGTTATGCCTGACGGTACTCATCGTCATAACTGTAATTTGTGTGTGTTTGAACAACACAGTGCACTATGTATAGGTACAGATATAAAATGGTGTGATTGTGGTGTTAGATACCAAGTTCTAAAAATAGACCCCGTTGCTCGTTTTATGGAATATGTATTAAACCAGCGCACTCTATTCAAGAAAATCATCGTAGTTGGTCATGCAGGTGGACTCAACGATAATCAGGTTATGTTAAATCATATAATGACAAAGACAGATCTCACACCTGAACTAATTACACGAGGAACAAAACTATTACAATTAAAAGTGG ACGAGGAAGAGGATGCTAGAAATCAACTTATATCCTGGCACAAAGGTCTCTCTGAGCAAAACTACGTTTTTGATTTCCAAAAAGAAATCATAGCGTACTGCATTGACGACGTCAGTATTCTCGCTCGCTCATGCTTGAAATTCAGAGATTTGCTTTTAAAAGAAGGAGGGGTGGATCCTTTTACAGAAGCTATTACTCTACCCGGGGCGTGTAATAAGATATTCCGCAGAAATTTTTTGAAGCCAAATACCATCGGTCTGATTCCAAAGAATGGCTATAGGTGTCGGGATAAACAATCAAAGATAGCAATTCAATGGCTGATTTGGGAAGAACGGCAGAGAGGTATAAAAATAGAACACGCATCTCGGGGCAGAGAAGTTGTTATTAACGGTCTTAAGTTGGACGGGTACTGTAATATCACACGAGAAGTCTTTGAATTTGAGGGTTGTTACTTTCATGGGTGtccaaaatgtattaaatacAAACGTGGCACACCTACCTATGAGGATCCATCCCTCACATATGAACAACGTTACGAAGCAACCTcggcaaaaaatgaaaaa CCTCTCTTTTCACAAACACCTCTGGAGCCTCGTGACGCTTTTTACGGTGGGCGAACAGACGccacaaaattatattattcttgTAAGGAAGGGGAGAAAATAAATTATCGGGATATTTGCAGCCTCTATCCGTACATaaacaaatatggaaaatacCCCATAGGTTACTCAGAGGTTTATGTGGGAGAAGCATGTTATGCTTTAGATCTAAAGACTACAAATGGATTAATTAAATGTAAAGTGTTACCACCTACAAATCTCTATCATCCCGTTCTTccatataaaacaaacaataaattaattttccctCTATGCCGTACttgttatgaaaatatgttaaaggAAGAGTGTAGTCATGCGGACGAAGAGCGTGCAATTACGGGGACTTGGGTAATGGACGAGGTGACAGAAGCTTTGGAAACAGGCtataaaatattagatatatatgaaatttgggAATATGAAACTGTACAGTACGATCCTTCCACAAAGTCTGGCGGTCTTTTTGctgaatatatttctaaatttttaaaaataaaacaacaagtTAGCGGGTGGCCTCCAGAGTGTAAGACTGATGAAGACAAAAAGAtgtatataaaagaatattttgacagAGAGGGAGTAGAGCTAAGCCCCGATGAAATTGCGTACAATTCTGGGCGTAGACAAGTCGGCAAATCTATAATTACTAGCTTCTGGGGAAAACTTGGACAATTAGAGAACCAGAGCAAATGTTCTATTGTTAATGACCCAGCAGAACTATTAGATATTCTGTCACAGCCTTACAAAGAAGTTAACCATATATTCCCAGTTAACGAGAACACTCTCATCGTTAACTGGTCCTTTAAAGATGAGGCATACACTTCTCTACCGACCGTAAATGTTTTTTTGGCAGCCTTCATGACCGCACATGCTAGACTAAAACTATATTCATATCTCGAGAAACTAGGTGATAGAGTAATGTACCACGATACTGATTCTGCTATCTACGTCTCGCGCCCTGAAGATACGTATGAAGTACCCATTGGAAGCTATCTCGGCGAGATGACGGACGAGCTAGCTGAATACGGTGAGGGGAGTTATATTACAGACTTTGTCTCTGGCGGCCCTAAGCTCTATGTTTATAGGGTTTATTCAACAGATAAAGATAAAACCATTGATATTATAAAAGTTAAAGGGATAACACTTAATTATAGCACACATAAACAAGTAAATTtcgataaattaaaaaatatggtcCTTAACGATGCCACCGAAGGGTACGTAACTACTCgaaatatattaagaaatacCATCCATTCTGTCGTCACCAAAGAGGTAACTAAAGTATTCCGCACCACTTTTACTAAACGGAAACGAATTGAAAACTATGACTCTGTTCCTTATGGATACAAACGGCAATGCATCTAG